In Choristoneura fumiferana chromosome 4, NRCan_CFum_1, whole genome shotgun sequence, the sequence AAGCTACAATTAACGGTAGCAAATTGACTGCGTAATTAGAATTTTTCttcatacaatttgacaattgtaataaaaataatgtccaGTAATCCCTGCTTCGTAAATAAAACCAGCCCTTCTGCAAATTACtgtttataggtacttacattttcATTAACAAGAAGTTATCAGGCTTTATATCTGCGTGGATAATTTTCGCTTTGTGCAAGTAGTGGACTATTGATAGCATCTCTGATGTCAGCAGGAAGactataaattcatttatacattttGAGGTGGCCATTCTGATTTTGTTGGCCACATCTAACAGAGATCCATACTTTGAATATTCGGACACGAATAAACTTGCATTTTCTCCTATAAAACCTGTTGTTATGTCCATATAACCTGGAAGCTGTAAATATGAGAAATTTAAGCAAAGTATTGCAATGAAACAATTATATAAAAGGCACAAACAAAATGTAGTAATACCATAAATGGATCCTTTATTCTTGCTTTGATCTCTTGGCATATGTAAAATTCCCAGGGCCGACTTGGCTTTTGATATTTAACAGCAACCGATTTATTGCTGTGCACATCCAAGCACAAAAATACCGCGCCATAATTTCCTTTACCGAGCTGTTTTTCAACGGCGAACCTGTTGTTTCCAACTCCTATTGTAGTAGCTACTTGTAACTTGGGCACAGATCTGACCTCAAAGTACCCTTCGGCATGCGTTTTGTTCGGGAATTTGACATAGTCCAGAAGCGACGCTAGAATCTTCTTATTAAAAGGATCAATTACACTTGGGAACTCGATATCTGCTGGTCGCGGAATGTCACTGGTTTCCACTAGTGAGATAGAATGTGTAGACTTAAACGTaccacactccattgaattttCACTGTCCACATCCATGCCATAGCCATCAGATTGAAAATCCGACTGTCTGGAATAAACTGAAGAGATTCTGCTTTCTTTGCTCAATGAGTCCCTACTATCTTCTGATTGGAGCTCAACTCTCTGCTCAAAGTCAAGTTGCCGCTTGGAAATCTCTTTTTGTTTATCATTCGCATGAGACACCTTAGCCGATTGAATAGGTGTAGCAGTCTGGGCTGTCAAGCCATCTTTACTGTCGGAATCAGAGAGACCCGAGGAAGGAGGTACTTGCGCCTGTTCTGGACTTGATACATAGAGATTCTTATGCATCTTCTGAGATATACTTGGACTATTTGTGAATTTCGGCGTATTTGCGTTATCTTTCGGTTCATTTCTATTGGAAATAAAGTTAAGGAATTGGTTTGAGAAACCAATATCGGGCGAATTCTGACCTATCTTCACGTTTGGTTGATCGTGCCTGACGTTTCTTAAAGCAGATGTAGGACTCTTATGCGGCACAGGGGGCTTTGATTGAGGGTTTAATTTGTTTACAGTATATTGCTCATGATTGACTTTAGTTTCTTGTTTAATTTGCATCTCTGACGCATTATCATGACTCATATTACCAGCATTTTGTGTAGCACCGCGGTAGTTGTTTTGTGCATGTGTAGCCTGAGGACtttggtaaatttgaaatggtTGATTGTTTGAGATCCCATATCCTGCTGACCCATTTTCTACCACTTGCTTAGGAGATTGCCTATACGGATTCTGCATAGTGTTGTAATTCTGGTTAGCGTACATGTTAGTGTTACTGTACTGATTATGTATCCCATGATAATTTTGTTGATTATACCCCTGATTAGGTGAAACAGCTACTTGACTAACCCTTTGAAAATATTGATTATTTTGGTACTGAGTTTGATGCGGTGGGCTTTGGAATGCCGCCGCAGGTGGTTGTTGTTGCTGATTGGCAAAAGCATGCTGCCTGTCTGTTTGGCTATAATGATAATCCTGGTGTCCCGCATATGCTTGTTGCTGTGGACTCATCATCGGTTGCGCCGGTGATTGATATTGATTAGAATAAGATGGGCTTTGAAAGCCGGGAGGTACAGATGGACTCATATGATGAGGGCTCTGCACTCCTGTGTGTTGGGGACTATTATAGGTGTTAGGGTTGGGGCTTACGTAACCTTGTTGTTGGTTCATAGCCGGATTAGTGGAATAACCTTGTTGATAGCTGTAGTTTTGATGGTATTGAGCAGGCATCTGAGGAGCAGCCGGTCTTTGTGGAGtataaccattatagttttgtTGTGATGGCTTTTGATATTGGTGATCGTGGGATGCATAGGGTGCTGCCGACGGTGTGGGTAACTTAGGTTCGGAAGCGTCGCGTTTCTGTACGTAGGCTCTACTAGAGAAATGCCCGTTAGCAAGTCGCGGCTGCGTAGATATTGAATTTCTTTTTGAAGCGGTAGGTGGACCTTGATCATTATTGTGGTACATTGAATCAAAAGGAGTGGTAGTGTATCCCGTGTAGTTGTTTCTTGTCGACTGGCCAGATGAACTAGAGCCTGATTTACTGAAAACATGAAAAGAGGTTTAAATTTTGAGCTATTTTCGGACAAACAACAGGTAGTCAGAATAAAACAAGAAAATCGAAAGCAATCCGCAAAACATGCGCGAGTCATTTCATGACTAGGTACTTACGAAAGAAGGAAGAAAGACACTAACCTAGCGAACCGAGctttactcttttttttttgctgtctagttttttttttttcagaacatACCTatcaaaacctaaaattgctaaaagtggctccgaagcggtaacgtttcgtgtgctctgcctaccccccCATTTGggatttgggaatacaggcgtgatgtttgtgtgtgtaaaaTAAGCTTGCGAAGTAAATCttaaggaaaataaatatatataaacaaaaatttaagtttgaaccgaaaactaaattatatttaaactaGACCTCCAGTTTACAAGTCCTATACTATACCGCTCAACCACAACGCTGATGGCAGAACTATCGAAATTACGAACTTATTGCGCGtgaaatttaaactaaaaaccaGTTACTAAACTCAAATAACGTGATTTCCGAGAGAACCAAGGTATCGACGACGATTGTTTGCCCCCGAAAACTGTCAAAATCGTTAAGAGCCATTTTCGAGATTcccgatataaataaataaattagtatacAAGAACTGCTTGTTTAGAGATATaagataataaaaacaaaataggaAAGTTTAAAGAGGATTGTATATCTAACAACATCACAGATATACAGGTACACAGGTGGAGATTTTGGTATGCTAGTAAATAGTATAATGGTATATGGATATAAAATATGAGAACTAATCATCTAATCACGAAGCTCGTAGCTAGAATGgtttattcaataatattttaaaaacggtAAGAATTCGAACTTCTACGACCAATATCGACGAATCGACAAATCTTCTATTATATTTACTGTACATGAAAACTACATGTAAAATACAAAGCTAAACAAACCAAGACAACCGTTTCTACCGTTTAATGGTTAAAATATGAATGGTTACTGTGTGAAAGGTAAAACTTGATCTTAAAGcgtttttctagttttctttgttttaattcGTGTGTCAcatgttaattaaattaattttgccGAGTTTATTAAACTTTTGGCAACTTCCTACACTTCTGccaatatttgtaaaataaatggaCAGCAAAACTGAAGCTAAATATGAACAGCCTCGTtagaacatttaaataaatttcaaactactgtactaaaaacataaaataaagcgtaaaataaaaacataaaaacgtgatcgatcaattaacaTCAACCACATGGCAGagagccatattctcaaagcaataataaaaccaggaccGAGTTATATTCAAGAGCCAAAGTAACCCTTCAGATTCGGTTTCGGTACTCACTTAACTATAGGTTAAAAACATAGTACGGTTTTCATTTCCTGCTTATAATGAAACATATTAATTGGCAAGAGGCCCAATATTTCGCGAACTGAGTGTctagaaataaaaacaacagcAGAATATTTTGGTCACCATATAAACATACCTAGTAGACTCCCGTGTAGCTTCCATTATTACCGAAAGTCCGGCACCTTGAGTGTCTACTGTTGCATGCTGGTCCATCATCTGTCTAGAACTCTCATCCCTTTTGCCAATTCCGGACTGGGCAAACTCTATTGTGCTTTCGTCCATAGTAAATTTAGGAACATTGGATACTTTGGTTGAATGCTCTATACTGGCTGGTTTCTTGAACTGAGACACATTTGGAGTGCTTGCTTCTTTCACTTCAAAATTAAACACTTGTGTATAATTTGTTTCTTCAAAATACATGTTTTTCCCAACCTACAAGACAGAAAAACTCTTAAATCAAAAACATATATGTACATAAACTTATTATGTACACCATTAAATAATTCAAAGCCATACATTTCGTGCTGCTTGAACTTCAGGACTATTAAACTTGTTTGCATTTTCTTTGTCTTGTGGTAATGATCTTGCATCACCAACATCTTGAGTTTTCTTCGAGTTAATTGCCATGGTCATAGACCTATCTTCATGGATATCAAACTTCATGTTAGATACATCAAATTGTTGTACTACAGGTTGTACCATAGAAGGTTCTGAAACATACAACATAGTTAGAATCTAAGACAagcaaaacaaagtaaaacaaaataaaaataaaaaaattcaatatacAACATAGTTAGAATCTAAGACAagcaaaacaaagtaaaacaaaataaaaataaaaaaattcaatatcaTACTGATTAATATTACCATTGTCATtgaaaatattac encodes:
- the BubR1 gene encoding bub1-related kinase (The sequence of the model RefSeq protein was modified relative to this genomic sequence to represent the inferred CDS: added 172 bases not found in genome assembly) — encoded protein: MDIDVSKENIQPLRGGRNLAQLGTALQAQSDVDAQRQLQLQKEEHEAAIRHYQGPDPLDPWFNYIQWIEQCYPKHGHEGHMDKLIKDCLLLFEKEERYYQDRRLVKLWIKYVDCLSNPLEIYQRLYTTGIGVECSEFYRAWACYCEESGDYKKANQVYMLGLQAQAQPLDELQQAHMNFQLVFAQRMLHDDSPTKRKAASALAETRMALTSLKSFKRRNIANVPIQRVGDSIRSVVPGVMRQQAGFDSRLPNSNVMVSIYEDAPSTSNSAVPVIENPGPASIVQSCNIENEKEIGIWTNAKTKMVHTTNVVPHQPLPFTPYEDEEDVLKLPANHMPYCTDDLSFTVPLCVPDPTDPSKISCYNKALVYVNESEYSLEEIRSRKYNLEKKNKEPVLEQQQNAYNESSEQQNARKINETLAQCSALETLANCALDAEQDHLGQLMPLAMPTLQNVTKVTNMHSPGEPKVLVNLDSKEFSELTNKNDENQRPSTNVDKDNQIDKPATSNNNYGNENACAAYGKNNLMEEFNRSLMGNLLGDSITMNTKEARWELRNIFNDNEPSMVQPVVQQFDVSNMKFDIHEDRSMTMAINSKKTQDVGDARSLPQDKENANKFNSPEVQAARNVGKNMYFEETNYTQVFNFEVKEASTPNVSQFKKPASIEHSTKVSNVPKFTMDESTIEFAQSGIGKRDESSRQMMDQHATVDTQGAGLSVIMEATRESTSKSGSSSSGQSTRNNYTGYTTTPFDSMYHNNDQGPPTASKRNSISTQPRLANGHFSSRAYVQKRDASEPKLPTPSAAPYASHDHQYQKPSQQNYNGYTPQRPAAPQMPAQYHQNYSYQQGYSTNPAMNQQQGYVSPNPNTYNSPQHTGVQSPHHMSPSVPPGFQSPSYSNQYQSPAQPMMSPQQQAYAGHQDYHYSQTDRQHAFANQQQQPPAAAFQSPPHQTQYQNNQYFQRVSQVAVSPNQGYNQQNYHGIHNQYSNTNMYANQNYNTMQNPYRQSPKQVVENGSAGYGISNNQPFQIYQSPQATHAQNNYRGATQNAGNMSHDNASEMQIKQETKVNHEQYTVNKLNPQSKPPVPHKSPTSALRNVRHDQPNVKIGQNSPDIGFSNQFLNFISNRNEPKDNANTPKFTNSPSISQKMHKNLYVSSPEQAQVPPSSGLSDSDSKDGLTAQTATPIQSAKVSHANDKQKEISKRQLDFEQRVELQSEDSRDSLSKESRISSVYSRQSDFQSDGYGMDVDSENSMECGTFKSTHSISLVETSDIPRPADIEFPSVIDPFNKKILASLLDYVKFPNKTHAEGYFEVRSVPKLQVATTIGVGNNRFAVEKQLGKGNYGAVFLCLDVHSNKSVAVKYQKPSRPWEFYICQEIKARIKDPFMLPGYMDITTGFIGENASLFVSEYSKYGSLLDVANKIRMATSKCINEFIVFLLTSEMLSIVHYLHKAKIIHADIKPDNFLLMKIPTQEWRTPSLQLIDLGCSIDMSLFPEGTTFRELIATEGFTCTEMREGKPWTYQTDLYCLAGTIHVILMGSYMKVANRLGQWNIEKKLPRYMKGLWDKIFTMLLNVPDCNNLPDLMELKDDVDKLLSSSDNLTSQLRTFANVLKSR